A window of the Desulfobacula toluolica Tol2 genome harbors these coding sequences:
- a CDS encoding type I secretion system permease/ATPase, with product MTAFFKKWKKYFTFAALLSCFVNILQLTFPFYMFTIYRNVIISYSGFSLANITTAAFFAVMVLGLFSYLRSRLLALAGKDLSLELRQGIYSGMIKGCVLDNKRSYQGGLNDLEVLRNYLSSPSIYALFDAPWAPFYLALIYLFHPVLGIIATCGALVMVGLSALQEILVRKSMKAANIKNAHNYRFVESFMRNAEVINGMGMINAISDRFVQGNNQVLMNQTKSSCHAGTIQALIKPMQNVIQVLIYCAGAYYAMKEGFNVGLMVAASIIMGRGLAPLMQVMSSWRLTTQAKESYQRLKGFSAMLEQQAQTMPLPVPKGHLNVAGAVFRIEDQVLLKGVFFELKPGEFLGVIGPSGAGKTTLCRLLLGIWPSFGGKVYLDGKDIFFWNKEELGQYIGYLPQEIELFPGTVEQNIARLGIVDREQVENTLDICGIKDMVDSFPQGLETQLEGENGLRLSGGQKQKIGLARAMYKNPRFLVLDEPTSNLDEQGEQQLLGALASMKKYNGCTCIMVTHKPSLLHSMDKILVMRDGQVAMFGSKDEVFAKFAGAA from the coding sequence GTGACTGCTTTTTTTAAAAAATGGAAAAAATATTTTACCTTTGCCGCGCTTTTAAGCTGTTTTGTTAATATTCTTCAACTGACCTTTCCCTTTTATATGTTTACCATATACCGCAATGTTATAATTTCCTACAGTGGCTTTTCCCTTGCAAATATTACGACTGCGGCCTTTTTTGCAGTCATGGTCTTAGGGCTTTTCAGCTATCTTAGATCAAGGCTTCTGGCTCTGGCTGGAAAAGATTTAAGCCTTGAGCTGAGACAGGGAATCTATTCTGGCATGATCAAAGGGTGTGTGCTGGACAATAAAAGATCATATCAAGGTGGTTTGAACGATCTTGAAGTATTGCGTAATTATTTGTCTTCCCCATCCATTTATGCATTGTTTGATGCACCCTGGGCTCCTTTTTATCTTGCACTTATTTATTTATTTCATCCTGTACTTGGTATTATTGCCACTTGCGGGGCTCTTGTTATGGTTGGGTTGAGCGCACTACAAGAAATACTTGTCCGTAAGAGCATGAAAGCCGCCAATATTAAAAATGCCCATAACTATCGTTTTGTGGAATCATTTATGAGAAATGCCGAGGTGATCAACGGAATGGGAATGATCAATGCCATAAGTGACAGATTTGTTCAAGGAAACAATCAGGTGCTGATGAACCAGACAAAATCCAGTTGTCATGCAGGTACCATACAGGCTTTGATCAAGCCCATGCAGAATGTCATCCAGGTGCTGATTTATTGTGCCGGTGCCTATTATGCAATGAAAGAGGGATTTAATGTCGGACTCATGGTGGCGGCTTCCATAATCATGGGCAGGGGGCTTGCCCCCTTAATGCAAGTCATGTCTTCCTGGCGTTTGACCACTCAGGCAAAAGAGTCGTACCAGCGCTTGAAAGGGTTTTCAGCCATGCTTGAACAGCAGGCCCAAACCATGCCCCTGCCGGTGCCAAAAGGCCATCTCAATGTGGCCGGGGCTGTTTTCAGGATTGAAGATCAGGTGCTGCTTAAAGGCGTGTTCTTTGAATTGAAACCCGGAGAGTTTTTAGGCGTTATCGGACCCAGCGGGGCCGGGAAAACCACCTTGTGTCGCTTGCTTTTAGGTATATGGCCTTCCTTTGGCGGCAAGGTTTATCTTGATGGTAAAGATATTTTTTTCTGGAACAAGGAAGAACTCGGACAATATATAGGGTATCTGCCTCAGGAAATAGAATTGTTTCCCGGAACCGTGGAACAAAATATTGCACGGCTTGGTATAGTGGACAGGGAACAGGTTGAAAATACCCTGGATATTTGCGGGATCAAAGATATGGTGGACAGTTTTCCCCAGGGGCTTGAAACCCAGCTGGAAGGGGAGAACGGGCTTCGTCTTTCCGGGGGCCAGAAACAAAAAATCGGCCTTGCCAGAGCAATGTATAAGAACCCAAGGTTCCTGGTTCTGGATGAACCCACCTCCAATCTGGACGAGCAGGGAGAACAACAGTTGTTAGGTGCATTAGCCTCTATGAAAAAGTACAATGGATGCACCTGTATTATGGTGACGCACAAACCGTCTCTGTTACACTCCATGGACAAGATTCTGGTGATGCGGGACGGCCAGGTTGCCATGTTCGGGTCTAAAGATGAAGTGTTTGCAAAGTTTGCGGGGGCGGCATGA
- a CDS encoding type I secretion system permease/ATPase: protein MIFFLRSCFKYFLFAGLFSMFINTLHLTFSLYMLAVYDNVLASYSFPTLYTITALALVALTVLGSLELCRSRLLVRAGVKLDGLLSRRVLKDMLRDLCRADGMQYTQGLKDINTLRNYLGGNSIFAFFDVPWIFIYLWVIYLVHPVLGLTATGGAVVIFIIGLLQNSLTKKNIEKTGALNIQGQQWLSTSFRTARELQSMGMIDNVADGFCKINDNEIALQDKIGKIGHILGSVSQSFGVLMQVIIFGVGAALVLAHEAANPGVIIAASIIMGRALAPVNQGIAAWKQTSGARSAYDNLNRLLKTSDNEDPLELETVNGELKVEDVSLDIGEAKVLKSISFELKPGEIMGLVGPNGAGKTSLCRMILGMWAPTRGLVTLDGHDMFKLDNDALGKFLGYLPQNVELFTGTVTENIARMGKVDAEKIIAAATKAGAHDTILRFPKGYDTDIGEAGQSLSGGQRQRVGLARALYGNPKLVILDEPNSNLDEAGEQALVGALKNLKDMGVTTIMITHKPSLLYTVDKILVLKNGEQARFGYRDEVFGQMMGDVNANYN from the coding sequence ATGATTTTTTTTCTGAGATCCTGTTTTAAATATTTTTTATTTGCAGGGCTGTTTTCCATGTTTATCAATACCCTGCATTTAACCTTTTCATTGTATATGCTTGCAGTTTATGACAATGTCCTTGCCAGTTACAGTTTTCCAACACTTTATACGATAACTGCGCTGGCTCTTGTGGCCTTGACAGTCCTGGGCAGCCTTGAATTATGTCGGTCCAGGCTTCTGGTCAGGGCAGGGGTTAAGCTTGACGGCCTGTTGAGCCGGAGAGTATTAAAGGATATGCTCCGTGACCTGTGCCGTGCAGACGGCATGCAATACACCCAGGGACTTAAAGATATCAATACCTTGCGAAACTATCTTGGAGGCAATTCCATTTTTGCTTTTTTTGATGTACCCTGGATTTTTATTTATCTTTGGGTGATTTATCTTGTTCATCCCGTACTTGGCCTGACCGCCACTGGCGGTGCGGTAGTGATATTTATTATCGGGCTGCTGCAAAACAGCCTTACAAAAAAAAATATCGAAAAAACAGGTGCCTTGAATATTCAGGGACAGCAGTGGCTTTCCACAAGCTTTAGAACGGCACGGGAGCTTCAAAGCATGGGGATGATTGATAATGTGGCAGACGGGTTTTGCAAAATCAATGATAATGAAATTGCATTGCAGGACAAGATAGGCAAAATCGGTCATATACTGGGATCTGTCAGCCAGAGCTTCGGGGTTCTCATGCAGGTGATCATTTTTGGGGTTGGAGCCGCCCTGGTGCTGGCACACGAGGCGGCCAATCCAGGGGTGATCATTGCCGCTTCCATTATCATGGGAAGGGCTCTTGCACCGGTGAATCAGGGTATTGCAGCATGGAAGCAGACGTCCGGTGCCAGGAGTGCATATGATAATTTAAATAGACTTTTAAAAACATCTGACAATGAAGATCCGCTGGAACTTGAGACCGTAAACGGGGAATTAAAAGTTGAAGATGTCAGCCTTGATATCGGGGAAGCCAAGGTATTGAAATCCATCTCTTTTGAATTGAAGCCCGGGGAGATCATGGGGCTTGTAGGACCCAATGGTGCAGGCAAAACCTCTTTGTGCCGGATGATTTTGGGAATGTGGGCCCCGACCCGGGGTTTGGTCACTCTGGATGGTCATGATATGTTCAAGCTGGATAATGATGCCCTTGGAAAATTTTTAGGGTATCTGCCCCAGAATGTGGAATTGTTCACCGGTACAGTGACGGAAAATATTGCCCGGATGGGTAAAGTGGATGCAGAAAAAATCATTGCGGCTGCAACAAAAGCAGGTGCCCATGATACTATTTTAAGGTTTCCCAAGGGGTATGATACCGATATCGGGGAGGCCGGCCAGAGTCTTTCCGGGGGGCAGCGGCAGCGGGTGGGGCTTGCCAGGGCACTTTACGGTAATCCGAAATTGGTAATTCTGGACGAACCCAATTCCAATCTGGATGAAGCAGGGGAACAGGCCTTGGTGGGGGCCTTAAAAAATCTTAAGGACATGGGAGTTACAACCATTATGATTACGCATAAGCCAAGTCTTTTGTATACAGTGGATAAAATTTTAGTGCTTAAAAACGGAGAACAGGCCCGGTTCGGTTATAGGGATGAGGTCTTTGGACAAATGATGGGAGATGTGAATGCAAACTATAATTAA
- a CDS encoding type I secretion system permease/ATPase: protein MQTIIKSWFKYFIFVGFFGVCINLIYLAMPVYMMVVYDRVLFSFSRATLYTLSVGVLISLIGMGLMDYLRMRILGQAGNNLVQKMMPFVVKSMQADAAGTNGHDYNRGLYDLELLKDAVVHGHIFYILDLPWVLIYLGVLYIMHPLVGGVAFAGVFLVTLFQILLRKLENKRYIVADVAFQANADFAGTCLQHAGIVSGMGMLPAVMETYRDRYRKILVERSGADASQAFAGAVLRLLHIISLAAVFGVGAFVFFRDEITVGVIFASVIILARLFYPFERSLSDMKISIEAMAAYKRLKQFVDTREQKKKLSLPSPAGKFDAQAITMALNGRTILHNISFALEPGETLGVLGPSSSGKTSLCKVLLGIWPALAGKVRLDGAEIAHWPRDEFGTYVGYMPQEPELFPASVAQNISRLQKVDSEKVVKAAQKAGVHQMILKLPQGYDTKIDQTGKNLAAGQRQLISMARALYDDPKFVVLDEPHTHLDDLGLRMLFAALNNLKQEKITTIVVTDRPNLLVIMDKLLVIKEGQVAMYGPGKEVLNKLANKQQPQQAAGV from the coding sequence ATGCAAACTATAATTAAATCCTGGTTTAAATATTTTATTTTTGTGGGGTTTTTCGGGGTGTGTATCAACCTGATCTACCTTGCCATGCCCGTTTACATGATGGTCGTGTATGACCGGGTTTTATTCAGCTTCAGCCGGGCCACGTTGTATACATTGAGTGTGGGGGTGTTGATCAGCCTGATTGGTATGGGCCTGATGGATTATTTGCGCATGCGGATACTGGGACAGGCTGGAAACAACCTGGTTCAAAAAATGATGCCCTTTGTGGTTAAAAGTATGCAGGCTGATGCAGCAGGGACTAACGGTCATGATTATAACCGAGGGTTGTATGACCTTGAATTGTTAAAGGATGCCGTTGTCCACGGCCATATTTTTTATATTCTTGATTTGCCCTGGGTGTTGATCTATCTTGGCGTCCTTTATATCATGCATCCGCTGGTCGGAGGCGTTGCCTTTGCCGGGGTTTTCCTGGTAACACTTTTTCAGATTTTGCTAAGGAAGCTTGAAAACAAACGGTATATTGTTGCTGATGTGGCATTTCAGGCAAATGCCGATTTTGCCGGAACCTGCCTGCAGCATGCCGGGATTGTTTCCGGGATGGGGATGCTGCCGGCTGTCATGGAGACATACCGGGACAGATACCGGAAAATTTTGGTTGAAAGGTCCGGAGCGGATGCATCTCAAGCATTTGCAGGGGCAGTCCTGCGTTTGCTTCATATTATTTCTCTGGCAGCGGTATTCGGAGTGGGAGCCTTTGTCTTTTTCAGAGATGAGATTACAGTTGGGGTTATTTTTGCAAGTGTTATAATACTTGCACGGCTTTTTTATCCGTTTGAACGAAGCCTGTCAGATATGAAAATTTCCATTGAGGCTATGGCAGCATACAAAAGGTTAAAGCAGTTTGTGGATACCAGGGAACAAAAAAAGAAACTTTCTTTGCCTTCACCGGCTGGGAAATTTGATGCTCAGGCCATTACCATGGCATTAAACGGCAGGACAATTTTACACAATATATCATTTGCTCTGGAACCAGGAGAAACATTGGGTGTTTTGGGGCCCTCATCTTCTGGAAAAACATCCCTGTGCAAGGTTTTGCTGGGGATCTGGCCGGCATTGGCAGGCAAAGTACGGCTGGACGGGGCTGAGATTGCCCATTGGCCACGGGATGAATTTGGAACATATGTGGGATATATGCCCCAGGAACCGGAATTGTTTCCGGCAAGTGTGGCCCAAAATATTTCAAGGCTCCAGAAAGTGGATTCGGAAAAAGTTGTGAAAGCGGCTCAAAAGGCCGGGGTTCACCAAATGATTTTAAAACTTCCTCAAGGGTATGATACAAAAATTGACCAGACCGGGAAAAATCTTGCTGCCGGGCAGAGGCAGTTGATTTCCATGGCCAGGGCTTTGTATGATGATCCTAAATTTGTGGTTTTGGATGAACCTCATACCCATCTGGATGATCTGGGGCTCAGGATGCTGTTCGCTGCTTTGAACAATTTGAAGCAGGAAAAAATTACAACCATCGTAGTCACGGACAGGCCCAATTTGTTAGTGATCATGGATAAGCTTTTAGTGATTAAAGAAGGCCAGGTGGCCATGTATGGACCTGGTAAGGAAGTCTTAAATAAGCTTGCCAACAAACAACAGCCCCAGCAGGCAGCAGGAGTATAG
- a CDS encoding glycosyltransferase — MAKITHIFKTYFPETNGGLEEAIRQYGSHAAKNGFDVEVVSVGPKTYTVNAPDGIKTKFYKKTFDVFSNPFSFVFARSFKKIVEDTDILHFHFPWPTAELLVLFYNIKKPALVTFHCDIHKIKPLKRLYLPFVKQYLKKIDKICISSKVLLKTTPYLAQFRDKIEEVSYFINEKRFSNLPDPDPEIIEFTQKIKNYALFVGVLRWYKGLDILLDAAKKIEDDIVIVGKGDLYDRLYSRIKNENLKNVHLLGFQNDNNLKFLIEKSGLIVLPSIAPAEAFGQILLEGLYFSKPLVSTELGTGTSLVNRHNYTGFVVKPGSGVSLAGAMNKLLTDDVCSKKFSKNAYHHYLDNFTATAQGDKYIRIYRSFLQ, encoded by the coding sequence GTGGCAAAAATAACACATATTTTTAAGACCTATTTTCCAGAAACCAACGGGGGCCTGGAAGAGGCTATCCGGCAGTATGGAAGCCATGCCGCAAAGAACGGGTTTGATGTTGAAGTTGTCTCTGTGGGGCCAAAAACCTATACCGTTAACGCACCCGACGGAATAAAAACAAAATTTTACAAAAAAACCTTTGACGTTTTTTCAAATCCGTTCAGTTTTGTTTTTGCCCGCTCATTTAAAAAAATAGTTGAAGATACAGACATTCTTCACTTTCATTTCCCCTGGCCCACGGCAGAACTTCTGGTACTTTTTTATAATATAAAGAAACCTGCTCTGGTGACATTCCACTGTGATATTCACAAGATCAAGCCTTTAAAAAGACTTTACCTGCCATTTGTGAAACAATATCTAAAAAAAATAGATAAAATCTGCATTTCAAGCAAGGTTCTTTTAAAGACCACCCCCTACCTTGCCCAATTCAGGGATAAAATAGAAGAGGTCTCTTATTTTATAAACGAAAAACGATTTTCCAATCTCCCTGATCCAGACCCGGAAATTATTGAGTTCACACAAAAAATTAAAAATTATGCATTGTTTGTCGGGGTTTTAAGGTGGTATAAAGGGCTTGACATCCTTCTGGATGCTGCAAAAAAAATTGAAGATGATATTGTTATTGTGGGCAAAGGAGATCTTTATGACAGGCTTTATTCCAGAATAAAAAATGAAAATCTGAAAAATGTTCATTTGCTGGGATTCCAGAACGACAATAATCTGAAGTTTTTAATTGAAAAATCAGGGCTTATCGTTCTGCCGTCTATCGCACCTGCCGAGGCATTCGGCCAGATCCTTCTTGAGGGACTTTATTTTTCAAAACCCCTGGTTTCGACGGAGCTTGGTACCGGCACAAGTCTTGTGAACCGGCACAACTATACGGGCTTTGTGGTTAAACCCGGTAGTGGTGTCTCCCTGGCCGGTGCAATGAATAAACTCTTAACCGATGATGTTTGTTCTAAAAAGTTCTCGAAAAATGCCTATCACCACTATCTGGACAATTTTACGGCCACAGCCCAAGGGGATAAATATATTCGGATCTATAGATCCTTTCTTCAGTAG
- a CDS encoding HlyD family type I secretion periplasmic adaptor subunit, with translation MEELNKILNTNPLKYIIAGLFVIALFFGGITVWSVYFPFQGAVIASGVVKVSGERKVVQHLEGGIIEKIFIKEGDTVKEGDVLIELKGSQVSSNVDLLRGRLRAKQAEAARLRAEAGMKSKIVWPKEFDKLKTNPEIVENIATETDIFTSRRSDIQGKIELHHSQIKQLENRIEGAREELGSQVEIIENLEEDLKSKRPLLKEKYMGKTNILELERSLSTYKGQKGKLNQDIAQFLQMIEELKLRIVDIENQYREQAVSKLGDVTDVIFEIKEQIKPQLDAKERLEIRAPVSGVVINMQVHSEDSGVIRPGMPLLEIVPEDLKMIISTQVRPQDIISVKKGQDTKVQLAAFQRKSTPPIKGRVTYVSPDLMSQQTAQGTMSYYEAHVEVDKNDLKAKNAYLSPGMPVACYITTDQRTVISYLLGPLLKNVDMAMRE, from the coding sequence ATGGAAGAATTAAATAAAATATTAAATACAAATCCCTTAAAATATATTATTGCCGGGTTATTTGTTATTGCCCTGTTTTTTGGGGGAATTACTGTGTGGTCTGTATATTTTCCCTTCCAGGGTGCGGTCATTGCCTCGGGGGTGGTCAAGGTGTCAGGAGAAAGAAAAGTGGTTCAGCACCTTGAGGGTGGAATCATTGAGAAAATTTTTATAAAGGAAGGGGACACGGTCAAGGAAGGGGATGTTCTTATTGAGTTGAAAGGTTCCCAGGTCAGTTCAAATGTAGATCTTCTCCGGGGGCGGCTGAGGGCTAAGCAGGCAGAGGCGGCAAGGCTCCGGGCGGAAGCGGGCATGAAATCAAAGATTGTCTGGCCCAAAGAGTTTGATAAATTAAAAACCAACCCGGAGATTGTTGAGAATATAGCTACGGAAACAGATATTTTCACGTCCAGGCGCTCTGACATACAGGGAAAGATAGAACTGCACCATTCACAGATAAAGCAGCTGGAAAATCGTATCGAAGGAGCCAGGGAAGAACTTGGCAGCCAGGTGGAAATCATCGAGAACCTGGAAGAAGATTTAAAGAGCAAACGGCCCTTGTTAAAGGAAAAATATATGGGAAAAACCAATATCCTTGAACTTGAAAGAAGCCTGTCTACTTATAAGGGACAAAAAGGCAAGCTTAACCAGGATATTGCACAGTTTCTTCAGATGATTGAGGAACTCAAGCTTCGGATTGTGGACATAGAGAACCAGTACAGGGAACAGGCCGTGTCAAAGCTGGGGGATGTGACTGATGTGATATTTGAAATAAAAGAACAGATCAAACCTCAGCTGGATGCCAAGGAGCGTTTGGAAATACGGGCACCTGTGAGCGGGGTGGTCATTAACATGCAGGTACATTCCGAAGACAGCGGTGTGATCCGGCCAGGTATGCCCCTGCTTGAAATAGTGCCGGAAGACTTGAAAATGATTATTTCGACACAGGTCCGGCCCCAGGATATTATCAGTGTGAAAAAGGGGCAGGATACCAAGGTGCAGTTGGCTGCGTTTCAACGAAAATCCACGCCTCCCATAAAAGGCAGGGTGACCTATGTGTCCCCGGATTTAATGAGCCAACAGACGGCTCAGGGTACCATGTCCTATTATGAAGCCCATGTGGAAGTGGATAAAAACGATTTAAAAGCCAAAAATGCCTATTTGTCACCCGGCATGCCCGTGGCCTGTTATATTACAACCGATCAGCGCACCGTGATCAGCTATCTTTTAGGGCCCCTGCTTAAAAATGTTGACATGGCCATGCGGGAGTAA